Proteins from a genomic interval of Stenotrophomonas maltophilia R551-3:
- the tdh gene encoding L-threonine 3-dehydrogenase: MKALVKREAAKGIWMEEVPVPTPGPNQVLIKLEKTAICGTDLHIYLWDEWSQRTIKPGLTIGHEFVGRIAEIGPGVTGYEIGQRVSAEGHIVCGHCRNCRGGRPHLCPNTVGIGVNVNGAFAEYMVMPASNLWPIPDQIPSELAAFFDPYGNAAHCALEFNVIGEDVLITGAGPIGIIAAGICKHIGARNVVVTDVNDFRLKLAADMGATRVVNVANTSLKDVMKELHMEGFDVGLEMSGNPRAFNDMLDCMYHGGKIAMLGIMPKGAGCDWDKIIFKGLTVQGIYGRKMYETWYKMTQLVLSGFPLGKVMTHQLPIDDFQKGFDLMEEGKAGKVVLSWN; the protein is encoded by the coding sequence GCCCTGGTCAAGCGCGAAGCAGCCAAGGGCATCTGGATGGAAGAGGTTCCGGTGCCGACCCCGGGCCCCAACCAGGTGTTGATCAAGCTGGAAAAGACCGCGATCTGCGGCACCGACCTGCACATCTACCTGTGGGACGAATGGAGCCAGCGCACGATCAAGCCGGGCCTGACCATCGGCCATGAGTTCGTCGGCCGCATCGCAGAGATCGGCCCGGGCGTGACCGGCTACGAGATCGGCCAGCGCGTCTCGGCCGAAGGCCACATCGTCTGCGGCCATTGCCGCAACTGCCGTGGCGGTCGCCCGCACCTGTGCCCGAACACCGTCGGCATCGGCGTCAACGTCAACGGTGCGTTCGCCGAATACATGGTGATGCCGGCCAGCAACCTGTGGCCGATCCCGGACCAGATTCCGTCCGAGCTGGCCGCGTTCTTCGATCCGTACGGCAACGCCGCGCACTGCGCGCTGGAGTTCAACGTGATCGGTGAGGACGTGCTGATCACCGGCGCCGGCCCGATCGGCATCATCGCCGCCGGCATCTGCAAGCACATCGGTGCGCGCAACGTGGTGGTCACCGACGTCAACGACTTCCGCCTGAAGCTGGCCGCCGACATGGGTGCCACCCGCGTGGTCAACGTCGCCAACACCTCGCTGAAGGACGTGATGAAGGAACTGCACATGGAGGGCTTCGACGTGGGCCTGGAAATGAGCGGCAACCCGCGCGCGTTCAACGACATGCTCGACTGCATGTACCACGGCGGCAAGATCGCCATGCTCGGCATCATGCCCAAGGGCGCCGGCTGCGACTGGGACAAGATCATCTTCAAGGGCCTGACCGTGCAGGGCATCTACGGCCGCAAGATGTACGAGACCTGGTACAAGATGACCCAGCTGGTGCTGTCCGGCTTCCCGCTCGGCAAGGTGATGACCCACCAGCTGCCGATCGACGACTTCCAGAAGGGCTTCGACCTGATGGAAGAAGGCAAGGCCGGCAAGGTGGTGCTCAGCTGGAATTGA